The following are encoded together in the Streptomyces flavofungini genome:
- a CDS encoding protein kinase domain-containing protein yields the protein MSNGMLATGRKLVTESGEQVTVGELFGSGGQGEVYRVSTVRGDRAVKWYYPQLADARQRHILEGLIEKGWDDDRFLWPRSIVMDPDGKEPGFGYLMDVRPARFQDLPALFRRDPSVKDATMRTLVTVALHTVEAYRALHSKGIAYRDINWGNIFFDPRTGDVLVCDNDNAVVEGGTAGVAGTMDFMAPELVRGDRGAQPGTQTDLHSLAVLLFLLLMNEHPFNGALAMRIHCMGEAAKRKLYGTDPVFVYDPSDTRNRPVPGEQPTVIATWAALPQILRDLFVQTFTDGLRAPAKRVRETQWRDALSQVLDAITQCRLCGRQNLTQPDGAPPDCWKCGRPLQLPPRLELVTATGTTLRTRRGIRLDPSARVYAHHLDGDPDRHDFRAVVGEVTEHPKQRGRYGLTNRTQNVWTVRKDDGSVREVGPGRTIALQSGLLLEFGGGVEAEVKE from the coding sequence ATGAGCAACGGCATGCTCGCCACCGGAAGGAAGCTGGTGACCGAGTCCGGGGAACAGGTCACGGTCGGGGAGCTCTTCGGATCCGGCGGCCAGGGCGAGGTGTACCGGGTGTCCACGGTGCGCGGCGACCGCGCCGTGAAGTGGTACTACCCGCAGCTCGCCGACGCCCGCCAGCGCCACATCCTGGAAGGGCTCATCGAGAAGGGCTGGGACGACGACCGCTTCCTGTGGCCGCGGTCCATCGTCATGGACCCCGACGGCAAGGAGCCCGGCTTCGGCTATCTGATGGACGTGCGCCCCGCGCGCTTCCAGGACCTGCCCGCGCTGTTCCGGCGCGACCCGTCCGTGAAGGACGCGACGATGCGCACCCTGGTGACGGTCGCCCTGCACACCGTCGAGGCGTACCGCGCGCTGCACTCCAAGGGCATCGCCTACCGCGACATCAACTGGGGCAACATCTTCTTCGACCCGCGCACCGGCGACGTCCTGGTCTGCGACAACGACAACGCGGTCGTGGAGGGCGGCACCGCCGGAGTCGCGGGGACCATGGACTTCATGGCGCCGGAGCTGGTGCGCGGCGACCGCGGCGCGCAGCCCGGCACCCAGACCGACCTGCACTCCCTCGCCGTGCTGCTGTTCCTGCTCCTGATGAACGAGCACCCCTTCAACGGGGCGCTCGCCATGCGCATCCACTGCATGGGCGAGGCCGCCAAGCGCAAGCTGTACGGCACCGACCCGGTGTTCGTGTACGACCCCTCGGACACCCGCAACCGTCCCGTCCCCGGTGAGCAGCCGACCGTCATCGCCACCTGGGCGGCGCTGCCGCAGATCCTGCGGGACCTGTTCGTGCAGACGTTCACCGACGGCCTGAGGGCGCCCGCGAAGCGGGTCCGCGAGACACAGTGGCGCGACGCCCTCAGCCAGGTCCTCGACGCCATCACCCAGTGCCGCCTGTGCGGCCGGCAGAACCTGACCCAGCCCGACGGCGCGCCGCCGGACTGCTGGAAGTGCGGCCGGCCCCTGCAGCTCCCGCCCCGCCTCGAACTGGTCACCGCCACCGGCACCACCCTGCGCACCCGCCGCGGCATCCGCCTCGACCCCTCCGCCCGTGTGTACGCCCACCACCTGGACGGCGACCCCGACCGGCACGACTTCCGCGCCGTCGTCGGCGAGGTCACCGAACACCCCAAGCAGCGCGGCCGGTACGGCCTGACGAACCGCACCCAGAACGTGTGGACGGTCCGCAAGGACGACGGTTCGGTACGCGAGGTCGGGCCGGGCCGCACGATCGCGCTGCAGTCCGGGCTGCTCCTGGAGTTCGGGGGCGGGGTGGAGGCGGAGGTCAAGGAGTAG
- a CDS encoding cytochrome P450, with translation MTPPPGPAAALPDVFDPRLYADGVPYDRYRVLRENHPVARQEEPPVLGWPAGPGFWAVTRHADVTAVLKDAATYSSYLGATQIRDPGPGDLPFIRRMMLNQDPPGHGRLRTLVSRAFTPRRIARFEDRARERARALLRRAVADARAGDGGCDLVASVTDDYALLNLADLLGVPESDRGLLLHWTRRVIGYQDPDEAGEPVLGPDGRPLNPRSPAMLADMFAYAGELAAHKRRHPDDDILTALATTPELGAGELEMFFFLLTVAGNDTVRGAAPGGVLALVLHPDQLGALRSGAAPMPGAVEELLRWHPPVLTFRRTAARDTVLAGTPIRRGDKVVVFHASANRDERVFTEPDRLDLRRTPNPHVSFGGGPHVCLGAHFARLQLALFYEEFLAAVPNPRLAGAPVRLVSHFINSLKSLPLRMADRRMAD, from the coding sequence ATGACCCCACCGCCCGGCCCCGCCGCCGCGCTCCCCGACGTCTTCGACCCGCGGCTGTACGCCGACGGCGTGCCGTACGACCGCTACCGCGTCCTGCGCGAGAACCACCCCGTCGCCCGGCAGGAGGAACCGCCCGTCCTCGGCTGGCCCGCGGGGCCCGGGTTCTGGGCGGTGACGCGGCACGCGGACGTGACGGCGGTCCTGAAGGACGCGGCGACGTACTCCTCGTACCTGGGCGCCACCCAGATCCGTGACCCGGGCCCGGGCGACCTGCCGTTCATCCGCCGGATGATGCTCAATCAGGACCCGCCCGGGCACGGCCGGTTGCGCACCCTGGTGAGCCGCGCCTTCACGCCGCGCCGGATCGCCCGCTTCGAGGACCGGGCGCGGGAGCGGGCCCGTGCGCTCCTGCGGCGTGCGGTGGCCGACGCCCGCGCCGGGGACGGCGGCTGCGACCTGGTCGCCTCGGTCACCGACGACTACGCGCTCCTGAACCTCGCGGACCTGCTGGGCGTCCCGGAGAGCGACCGCGGGCTGCTGCTCCACTGGACGCGGCGGGTCATCGGCTACCAGGACCCGGACGAGGCGGGCGAGCCGGTGCTCGGGCCCGACGGCCGGCCGCTGAACCCCCGGTCACCGGCGATGCTGGCGGACATGTTCGCGTACGCCGGTGAACTCGCCGCGCACAAGCGGCGCCACCCCGACGACGACATCCTCACCGCGCTCGCCACCACGCCCGAACTGGGCGCGGGCGAACTGGAGATGTTCTTCTTCCTGCTCACCGTCGCGGGCAACGACACGGTGCGCGGGGCCGCGCCCGGCGGGGTGCTCGCCCTCGTGCTCCACCCGGACCAGCTGGGCGCGCTGCGGTCGGGGGCGGCCCCGATGCCCGGCGCGGTGGAGGAGCTGCTGCGCTGGCATCCGCCGGTCCTCACCTTCCGGCGGACGGCGGCTCGCGACACCGTTCTCGCCGGGACGCCGATCCGGCGCGGCGACAAGGTCGTGGTCTTCCACGCCTCGGCCAACCGCGACGAGCGGGTGTTCACCGAGCCCGACCGCCTCGACCTGCGGCGCACGCCGAACCCGCACGTGTCGTTCGGCGGCGGCCCGCACGTCTGCCTGGGCGCGCACTTCGCACGGCTGCAACTCGCGCTCTTCTACGAGGAGTTCCTCGCCGCCGTGCCAAACCCGCGCCTGGCCGGGGCGCCGGTCCGCCTGGTCTCGCACTTCATCAACAGCCTCAAGTCGCTGCCCCTGCGGATGGCGGACCGAAGGATGGCGGACTGA
- a CDS encoding protein phosphatase 2C domain-containing protein, giving the protein MTAVRAPLDRAADWELLRGAVKGVAKKYSQDRCAAKATAGGRAVVLAVADGHGSAAHFRSDQGARWAVQEFTACAEVFAHEAVRLGADAANWPGLRAAARLLPRAVGHRWRQRALVHDASSPAHGAGPARRAAARARRDREGPAATWDLAAYGSTLLGAVLTPHMLLCWQLGDGDVVLVDDGGVAHTPLSTGPDMGDETDSLCEPEPWRKTRTHWQPLTGGPPPAVLLSTDGLSKSFADHQGFLDFATGVCERAAGQGVAAVQGQLEDWLARAAKYSGDDTTLVAAFATAAAGTEHGTAVPDAHGTAPATNDDGTTEGTGTA; this is encoded by the coding sequence GTGACCGCGGTCCGTGCGCCGCTCGACCGGGCAGCGGACTGGGAGCTGCTCCGCGGCGCCGTCAAGGGCGTCGCCAAGAAGTACAGCCAGGACCGGTGCGCCGCCAAGGCCACGGCGGGCGGCCGCGCCGTCGTCCTGGCGGTCGCCGACGGCCACGGCTCCGCCGCGCACTTCCGCAGCGACCAGGGCGCGCGCTGGGCCGTCCAGGAGTTCACGGCCTGCGCGGAGGTCTTCGCGCACGAGGCCGTGCGGCTCGGCGCCGACGCGGCGAACTGGCCGGGGCTGCGCGCCGCGGCCCGGCTCCTGCCACGGGCCGTCGGGCACCGCTGGCGGCAGCGCGCCCTGGTGCACGACGCCAGCTCGCCCGCGCACGGCGCGGGGCCCGCCCGGCGGGCCGCGGCCCGCGCCCGCCGTGACCGGGAGGGCCCCGCGGCCACTTGGGACCTCGCCGCGTACGGCAGCACCCTGCTCGGCGCCGTCCTGACCCCGCACATGCTGCTGTGCTGGCAGCTGGGCGACGGGGACGTCGTGCTCGTCGACGACGGCGGCGTAGCGCACACACCGCTGTCCACCGGGCCCGACATGGGCGACGAGACCGACTCGCTGTGCGAGCCGGAACCCTGGCGCAAGACCCGCACCCACTGGCAGCCCCTCACCGGCGGCCCGCCGCCGGCCGTGCTGCTCTCCACCGACGGGCTCTCCAAGAGCTTCGCCGACCACCAGGGCTTCCTGGACTTCGCCACCGGCGTGTGCGAACGCGCCGCAGGACAGGGCGTGGCCGCCGTCCAGGGGCAGCTGGAGGACTGGCTGGCGCGGGCGGCGAAGTACTCGGGGGACGACACGACGCTCGTCGCGGCCTTCGCGACCGCGGCGGCGGGCACGGAACACGGCACGGCGGTGCCCGACGCGCACGGCACGGCACCGGCAACGAACGACGACGGCACGACGGAAGGAACGGGGACCGCATGA
- a CDS encoding alpha/beta fold hydrolase has protein sequence MTAFILPHQLVGEGPHKVLAVHGWFADRSAYAPLLADLDTDTFQYALVDLRGYGEAKDAVGSYTTAEAAADLVDLADRLGWERFSVVGHSMGGSVAQRVVALAPHRVRRIVGISPVPASGLPLPPEQAELFASAAHRPENRRAIIDMTTGGARPEAWLGRMVARSLACSDAKAFRAWLDSWTGDDFHTRLDGCQVPALAVTGALDPALSADLMRQTWLTWFARGELVDLPGAGHYAMDEAPLDLIRAVEDFLRADDGAARPAPQAPGA, from the coding sequence GTGACCGCCTTCATACTCCCCCATCAGCTGGTCGGCGAAGGACCTCACAAGGTGCTCGCCGTGCACGGCTGGTTCGCGGACCGCTCGGCGTACGCGCCGCTGCTCGCCGACCTCGACACGGACACCTTCCAGTACGCCCTGGTGGACCTGCGGGGGTACGGCGAGGCCAAGGACGCCGTCGGCTCGTACACCACCGCCGAAGCAGCCGCCGACCTCGTCGACCTGGCCGACCGGCTCGGGTGGGAGCGGTTCTCGGTCGTGGGGCACTCGATGGGCGGGAGCGTGGCGCAGCGCGTGGTGGCGCTCGCGCCGCACCGGGTGCGGCGGATCGTGGGCATCTCGCCGGTGCCCGCCTCGGGCCTGCCGCTGCCGCCCGAGCAGGCCGAACTCTTCGCGTCGGCCGCGCACCGGCCGGAGAACCGGCGCGCCATCATCGACATGACCACGGGCGGGGCCCGCCCCGAGGCCTGGCTCGGCCGCATGGTCGCCCGCTCCCTCGCGTGCAGCGACGCCAAGGCGTTCCGGGCCTGGCTCGACTCCTGGACGGGCGACGACTTCCACACGCGCCTCGACGGCTGCCAGGTGCCCGCGCTCGCCGTCACCGGCGCCCTCGACCCGGCCCTCTCGGCGGACCTGATGCGGCAGACCTGGCTGACGTGGTTCGCGCGCGGCGAACTGGTGGACCTGCCGGGCGCCGGGCACTACGCGATGGACGAGGCGCCGCTCGACCTGATCCGCGCGGTGGAGGACTTCCTGCGGGCCGACGACGGCGCGGCGCGGCCCGCTCCCCAGGCTCCCGGCGCATGA
- a CDS encoding vWA domain-containing protein gives MASRPVHFIWMLDCSGSMSVNGKIGQLNFAIREAIPEMRQAADANPAASLLVRAISFASGASWHVGEPTPVDSFSWEDVHTYGGTDMGAAFKLAAGALETPPMPQRALPPVLALASDGQPTDDWRAGLRAIDSTPWGKRAVRVAVAIGDDADKSMLKEFLGNPELEPLQAKNPRQLAAAIRWMSTAVVKDASTPKVEDAKPAAPVGPPLTKGGDEDEIW, from the coding sequence ATGGCGAGCCGCCCCGTGCACTTCATCTGGATGCTCGACTGCTCGGGCTCCATGAGCGTCAACGGCAAGATCGGGCAGCTGAACTTCGCCATCCGCGAGGCCATCCCGGAGATGCGGCAGGCCGCCGACGCCAACCCCGCCGCCTCGCTGCTCGTACGGGCCATCTCGTTCGCCAGCGGCGCGAGCTGGCACGTCGGCGAGCCGACCCCGGTCGACAGCTTCTCCTGGGAGGACGTGCACACCTACGGCGGCACCGACATGGGCGCCGCCTTCAAGCTCGCCGCCGGGGCCCTGGAGACCCCGCCGATGCCGCAGCGCGCCCTGCCCCCGGTGCTCGCCCTCGCCTCCGACGGCCAGCCCACCGACGACTGGCGGGCGGGCCTGCGCGCCATCGACAGCACGCCCTGGGGCAAGCGGGCCGTGCGCGTCGCCGTCGCCATCGGGGACGACGCGGACAAGAGCATGCTGAAGGAGTTCCTCGGCAATCCCGAACTGGAGCCGCTGCAGGCCAAGAACCCGCGCCAGCTCGCCGCGGCCATCCGCTGGATGTCCACCGCCGTCGTGAAGGACGCCTCCACCCCCAAGGTCGAGGACGCCAAACCCGCGGCGCCGGTGGGCCCGCCGCTGACCAAGGGCGGCGACGAAGACGAGATCTGGTGA
- a CDS encoding GTPase-associated protein 1-related protein — translation MAIRHLNYRLDEEPVTGTVRLVPVPVPPGPRPGLKGAAAAPEGASTRARGPASGAASEVDVGSGSDGDAGSDAVLGFGLDPGAVPVPVPDPDPVRDPDLHAEADADADATGLSADDAEVAEWVALAVGAGCGRGANGLGLGAPFSFSRLPDGAGLLCRTGGAGGEVRAIHLTGADAAMFADEWPVMLLAAGSALGAGADAGADADAAAEADGDAGADATADGRAGADADTGSGELPRPEGPFGRAELTRFARAHEPRVAPFLADVRRLFDDPAGRQLVLAEESTDTVARWIALACASLPPAYVPSLTFTTRATDPGRAPQHIVGIGPDADFDRFDVTTLDHLYRVHDGLDGPGSPPAADLWATWTARLWIAGVPLPRPTGAPTAPTGTATDPTDPDVPDGAAHPCPDSDAFSPTRLVPALLHAGLLSGGDLAELTGDALREAVAVLVGAVGADAAPLTALCRELHLHDRAAAESLALALARHRLAAAGPREVPAELAAVCDELPLGGDAGRALRAEYGGDADEALWRALREPPEAWVEPLRLAVAVAAAGGRGVDAAMKRLARALRNPEGTDRAQAVHVLDAVDYAPLTRRVLKMLGSDGGIGRLDLLRDLAASPQGDWLRRNLDDHSPLPLRLAVAAAHWGGPGDGLRGADLFGKLTEILPGRRVSDAATLRQVWRLVWRTTDPAPAELPWLARTCTVPLLVQAGLGQHVTGVVTAPDRVDQETVAFARDLLHERHLKRHQRATAQLLVLAQDLAERRLSLRQSVHRLQALHVDAAPLAVTVRRGVGELIAVALVRTDAPQLARAPVYDYLISSGPELMAPYRQLMLDERRREQLERDLPRQPEEISAYYYLWRPTRRPGVSLDWRQVAQELLHEILAPVVARLDERGLSEVATVIAGRQGKERVREWNAWRHGFHAR, via the coding sequence ATGGCCATCCGCCACCTCAACTACCGGCTCGACGAGGAGCCGGTCACCGGCACCGTCCGGCTGGTTCCCGTCCCTGTCCCACCCGGACCCCGGCCCGGCCTCAAGGGCGCGGCCGCCGCGCCGGAGGGCGCTTCGACGCGTGCGCGGGGGCCGGCCTCGGGCGCTGCTTCGGAGGTGGACGTGGGCTCGGGTTCGGACGGGGACGCGGGCTCGGACGCGGTTTTGGGCTTCGGCCTCGACCCGGGCGCGGTCCCGGTCCCGGTCCCGGACCCGGACCCGGTCCGGGACCCGGACTTGCACGCGGAAGCGGATGCGGATGCGGATGCGACCGGGCTCTCGGCGGACGACGCGGAAGTCGCCGAGTGGGTGGCGCTCGCCGTCGGCGCCGGGTGCGGGCGGGGCGCGAACGGGCTCGGGCTCGGTGCGCCGTTCAGCTTCAGCCGTCTGCCCGACGGCGCCGGCCTGCTGTGCCGCACCGGCGGTGCCGGAGGCGAGGTCCGGGCCATCCACCTCACCGGTGCCGACGCGGCGATGTTCGCCGATGAGTGGCCGGTCATGCTGCTCGCGGCCGGGTCGGCCCTCGGCGCCGGCGCCGACGCGGGCGCGGACGCCGACGCAGCCGCGGAGGCCGACGGGGACGCGGGCGCGGATGCCACCGCCGACGGGCGCGCGGGCGCGGATGCCGACACCGGCTCCGGTGAACTCCCCCGACCCGAAGGACCGTTCGGCCGCGCCGAGCTGACCCGCTTCGCCCGCGCCCACGAGCCCCGCGTCGCCCCCTTCCTCGCCGACGTACGCCGCCTCTTCGACGACCCGGCCGGACGCCAGCTCGTCCTGGCCGAGGAGAGCACGGACACCGTCGCCCGCTGGATCGCGCTCGCCTGCGCCTCGCTGCCGCCCGCGTACGTCCCCTCGCTGACGTTCACCACTCGCGCCACCGACCCCGGCCGGGCCCCGCAGCACATCGTCGGCATCGGCCCCGACGCCGACTTCGACCGCTTCGACGTCACCACGCTCGACCACCTGTACCGCGTCCACGACGGCCTCGACGGCCCCGGCAGCCCGCCCGCCGCCGACCTCTGGGCGACCTGGACGGCCCGCCTGTGGATCGCGGGCGTGCCGCTGCCCCGGCCCACCGGCGCCCCGACCGCCCCCACCGGCACGGCCACCGACCCCACCGACCCCGATGTCCCCGACGGCGCGGCCCACCCCTGCCCCGACTCCGACGCCTTCTCGCCGACCCGGCTCGTGCCCGCCCTGCTCCACGCGGGCCTGCTGTCCGGCGGCGACCTCGCCGAACTGACCGGCGACGCGCTGCGGGAAGCGGTGGCCGTGCTGGTGGGGGCGGTCGGCGCCGACGCCGCCCCCCTCACCGCCCTCTGCCGGGAGCTCCACCTCCACGACCGGGCCGCCGCCGAGTCCCTCGCGCTCGCCCTGGCCCGGCACCGCCTGGCAGCCGCCGGACCCCGCGAGGTGCCCGCCGAACTGGCCGCCGTCTGTGACGAGTTGCCCCTCGGCGGCGACGCCGGGCGGGCGCTGCGGGCCGAGTACGGCGGGGACGCCGACGAGGCGCTGTGGCGGGCCCTGCGGGAACCACCGGAGGCCTGGGTGGAACCGCTGCGGCTCGCGGTCGCGGTCGCCGCCGCCGGAGGGCGCGGCGTCGACGCGGCGATGAAGCGGCTCGCCCGCGCCCTGCGCAACCCCGAAGGCACCGACCGCGCCCAGGCCGTCCACGTCCTCGACGCCGTCGACTACGCCCCCCTGACCCGGCGCGTCCTGAAGATGCTCGGCTCCGATGGCGGCATCGGGCGGCTCGACCTACTGCGAGACCTCGCCGCCTCGCCGCAGGGCGACTGGCTGCGCCGCAATCTCGACGACCACTCGCCGCTGCCGCTGCGCCTCGCCGTGGCCGCCGCCCACTGGGGCGGACCGGGCGACGGTCTGCGCGGCGCCGACCTCTTCGGCAAGCTCACCGAGATCCTGCCGGGGCGCAGGGTGAGCGACGCGGCGACGCTGCGGCAGGTGTGGCGGCTCGTCTGGCGCACCACCGACCCCGCGCCCGCCGAACTCCCCTGGCTCGCCCGCACCTGCACCGTGCCCCTGCTCGTCCAGGCGGGCCTCGGCCAGCACGTCACCGGCGTCGTCACGGCGCCCGACCGGGTCGACCAGGAGACCGTCGCGTTCGCCCGCGACCTGCTCCACGAACGCCACCTGAAGCGGCACCAGCGCGCCACCGCCCAACTCCTGGTCCTCGCCCAGGATCTGGCCGAACGCCGGCTCTCCCTGCGGCAGAGCGTCCACCGGTTGCAGGCCCTGCACGTCGACGCGGCCCCCCTGGCCGTCACCGTGCGCCGGGGCGTCGGCGAGCTCATCGCGGTCGCCCTCGTCCGCACCGACGCCCCCCAGCTCGCCCGCGCCCCCGTGTACGACTACCTGATCTCCTCCGGGCCCGAACTCATGGCCCCGTACCGGCAGTTGATGCTCGATGAACGCAGACGTGAACAGCTCGAACGGGACCTGCCGCGACAACCGGAGGAGATCAGCGCCTACTACTACCTGTGGCGGCCCACACGGCGCCCCGGCGTCTCCCTCGACTGGCGGCAGGTCGCCCAGGAACTCCTCCACGAGATCCTCGCGCCCGTCGTGGCCCGCCTCGACGAGCGGGGCCTCAGCGAGGTGGCCACCGTCATCGCCGGCCGCCAGGGCAAGGAACGGGTGCGGGAGTGGAACGCCTGGCGCCACGGCTTCCACGCCCGGTAG